In the genome of Rhodoferax fermentans, one region contains:
- a CDS encoding DNA glycosylase AlkZ-like family protein → MAITLHQLRRFALARSLFAPTTLPAAIARLGFVQADPIRAPARAQDLTLRHRVKGYRAGDLERRYPQLDVEEDFFVNYGFVPRSTQALMHPRVPQAVWTPERAAQAQAVLDFVLAHGVVHPREVDAHFAHGSARNWFGGSSNASTQLLDDMHYRGLLRIAGRVSGVRTYAARDGMSETAPDPAQAMDALVDVIVNKYAPLPERSLGELISHLRGGTPQWATQRAAAFQRAKQRLASAQVDGVTWYWPADETPTSRRLANGDMLRLLAPFDPVVWDRRRFELFWGWAYRFEAYTPAPKRVRGYYALPLLWREQVIGWGNLAVRGDQLEVDLGYVAGSPPTDAVFAQALEEELARLRTFLALPETPPVGLQPDALG, encoded by the coding sequence ATGGCCATCACTCTCCACCAACTGCGTCGCTTTGCGCTGGCCCGCAGCCTGTTTGCACCCACCACGCTGCCTGCGGCCATCGCGCGCCTGGGTTTTGTGCAGGCGGACCCGATCCGCGCCCCGGCGCGTGCGCAAGACCTGACCCTGCGCCATCGCGTCAAGGGCTACCGCGCCGGTGATCTGGAGCGGCGTTACCCCCAGCTTGATGTTGAAGAAGACTTTTTCGTCAACTACGGCTTTGTGCCGCGCAGCACCCAGGCGCTGATGCACCCACGTGTGCCGCAGGCGGTGTGGACCCCCGAGCGTGCTGCGCAGGCCCAGGCGGTGCTGGACTTTGTGCTGGCCCATGGTGTGGTGCACCCGCGTGAGGTGGACGCCCACTTTGCCCATGGCTCGGCGCGCAACTGGTTTGGTGGCTCGTCCAACGCCAGCACCCAACTGCTTGACGACATGCATTACCGCGGCCTGCTGCGTATTGCCGGGCGGGTGAGTGGTGTGCGCACCTATGCCGCGCGCGACGGCATGTCAGAAACCGCGCCGGACCCGGCCCAGGCCATGGACGCGCTGGTGGATGTGATCGTGAACAAATACGCACCCCTGCCCGAGCGCTCGCTCGGTGAGCTGATCAGCCACCTGCGTGGCGGTACGCCGCAGTGGGCGACCCAGCGCGCCGCTGCGTTCCAGCGGGCCAAACAGCGCCTGGCCAGCGCCCAGGTCGACGGTGTCACCTGGTATTGGCCTGCTGATGAAACCCCCACCAGCCGCCGCTTGGCCAATGGCGACATGTTGCGGCTGCTGGCCCCGTTTGACCCGGTGGTGTGGGACCGGCGCCGGTTTGAGCTGTTCTGGGGCTGGGCTTACCGTTTTGAGGCCTACACCCCGGCGCCCAAACGGGTGCGCGGTTATTACGCGTTGCCGCTGTTGTGGCGCGAGCAGGTCATTGGCTGGGGCAATCTGGCGGTGCGGGGCGATCAGCTGGAGGTGGACCTGGGTTATGTGGCAGGTAGCCCACCGACGGATGCGGTGTTTGCGCAGGCGCTGGAGGAGGAGCTGGCACGCTTGCGCACTTTTCTGGCACTGCCTGAAACACCCCCAGTAGGGCTTCAGCCAGACGCCTTGGGCTGA
- a CDS encoding PA4780 family RIO1-like protein kinase has protein sequence MKPPARLMSLIEEGLIDSVVRQLMSGKEAMVFVVRCGAETRCAKIYKEATQRSFRQAVDYTENRKVKNSRSARAMAKGSKFGRQEQEAAWQSAEVDALYRLAAAGVRVPQPYNFCDGVLLMELVTDAQGDAAPRLNDVAFTPEQARQHHATLIKEVVRMLGAGVVHGDLSEFNILLAHTPGVDEADGLDEPVIIDLPQAVDAAGNNHAQRMLLRDVANLRDFFGQFAPELLATEYGPEIWSLYQAGLLSVDMPLTGRFERSQASVDMQAVLREIDDARAEDAARRLRMATAG, from the coding sequence ATGAAACCACCTGCCCGACTGATGTCCCTGATCGAAGAGGGTCTGATCGACAGCGTGGTGCGCCAGCTGATGAGTGGCAAGGAGGCGATGGTGTTTGTGGTGCGCTGCGGTGCGGAGACCCGCTGCGCCAAGATTTACAAAGAAGCCACCCAGCGCAGCTTTCGCCAGGCGGTGGACTACACCGAAAACCGCAAGGTGAAAAACTCGCGTTCGGCGCGTGCCATGGCCAAAGGCAGCAAGTTTGGCCGCCAGGAACAAGAAGCCGCCTGGCAAAGCGCCGAGGTCGACGCGCTCTACCGCCTGGCCGCCGCCGGTGTGCGGGTGCCCCAGCCCTACAACTTTTGCGACGGTGTGTTGCTGATGGAACTGGTGACCGACGCGCAGGGCGACGCCGCCCCGCGCCTGAACGATGTGGCCTTTACCCCCGAGCAGGCGCGCCAACACCACGCCACGCTGATCAAAGAAGTGGTGCGCATGCTGGGTGCTGGCGTGGTGCACGGTGATTTGTCCGAGTTCAACATCCTGCTGGCGCACACCCCCGGAGTGGATGAGGCCGACGGGCTGGATGAACCGGTGATCATTGACCTGCCACAAGCGGTGGACGCGGCGGGCAACAACCACGCCCAGCGCATGTTGCTGCGCGATGTGGCGAATCTGCGCGACTTCTTCGGCCAGTTCGCCCCCGAACTGCTGGCCACCGAGTACGGCCCTGAAATCTGGAGCCTGTACCAGGCCGGGTTGCTGAGTGTGGACATGCCGCTCACAGGTCGTTTTGAGCGCTCACAAGCCAGTGTCGACATGCAGGCGGTGTTGCGCGAGATTGACGACGCCCGGGCTGAAGACGCGGCGCGTCGGCTGCGGATGGCGACGGCGGGCTGA
- a CDS encoding LysR substrate-binding domain-containing protein: MAQMDQLKRMAVFAEVVATGSLSAAARQLQMTPSAVSQHLRQLESALGLALLHRSTRKLTLTEAGERYIEGCRAMVAAARSADQALVRHRDEPEGELRIAAPIGMGGLLAQALAPLRQHPRLTLRLLLDDALIDLIEERVDIALRAGKLPDSSLVARKLGSMAAQMCAAPAYLAERGWPRQPQDLATHDWLGGRPSTGGDDTLLLHNAAGDEVAVQVHSRAHASQVTALHALCVAGWGISVVVSDDDRRALLDGRLLPVLPGWQLPVMPIYAITPRRGEQPAKVRHALALLTAHFEQAP, translated from the coding sequence ATGGCGCAGATGGACCAACTCAAACGCATGGCGGTGTTTGCCGAGGTGGTGGCGACGGGCTCGCTGTCAGCCGCAGCGCGCCAGTTGCAGATGACACCCTCGGCGGTGAGCCAGCACCTGCGCCAGCTGGAGTCGGCCCTGGGGCTGGCGCTGTTGCACCGATCCACCCGCAAGCTCACGCTGACCGAAGCCGGTGAACGCTACATCGAGGGCTGTCGCGCCATGGTGGCGGCCGCCCGCAGCGCCGACCAGGCGCTGGTGCGCCACCGCGACGAGCCTGAGGGGGAGCTGCGTATTGCCGCGCCGATTGGCATGGGCGGCCTGCTGGCGCAGGCGCTCGCGCCCTTGCGCCAGCACCCCCGGCTGACGCTGCGCCTGCTGCTCGACGACGCGCTGATCGACCTGATTGAAGAGCGGGTGGACATCGCGCTGCGCGCGGGCAAGCTGCCGGACTCCAGCCTGGTGGCGCGCAAGCTGGGCAGCATGGCCGCGCAGATGTGTGCCGCACCGGCCTACCTGGCCGAGCGCGGCTGGCCGCGGCAGCCGCAGGATCTGGCCACGCACGACTGGCTTGGCGGCAGGCCCTCAACCGGTGGTGACGACACCTTGCTGCTGCACAACGCAGCCGGTGACGAGGTGGCGGTGCAGGTGCACAGCCGCGCCCACGCCAGCCAGGTCACCGCTTTGCACGCCCTGTGTGTGGCGGGTTGGGGCATCAGCGTGGTGGTCAGCGACGATGACCGGCGTGCGCTGTTGGACGGACGGCTGCTGCCGGTGCTGCCGGGCTGGCAGCTGCCCGTCATGCCGATCTACGCCATCACCCCGCGCCGGGGTGAACAGCCCGCCAAGGTGCGCCATGCGCTGGCGCTGCTGACCGCGCACTTTGAACAGGCGCCTTGA
- a CDS encoding tRNA-uridine aminocarboxypropyltransferase — protein sequence MPKPPISHPTPHAVSRLRTERLARAVKPFRMRGGPAERCPGCRVMASHCFCNLRPNVSTQAGVCLLMADIEPLKPSNTGWLIADVVSDTFAFSWARTWVDPRLLTLLADPQWQPYVVFPGEFVAPERVVHALVPEAATPGQVPKRPLFVLLDATWAEAGKMFRKSPYLNSFPVLSLHPEQVSNYRLRRSSRSDHFCTSEVGALCLELAGEHHAAEVLATYLDVFTHHYLQAKNQQRLDLEDAAHLRLRDLSAQRQSGALRATL from the coding sequence ATGCCCAAGCCGCCTATCTCTCATCCCACTCCCCACGCCGTCTCCCGCCTGCGCACCGAACGCCTGGCGCGTGCGGTCAAACCGTTTCGCATGCGCGGTGGCCCGGCCGAACGTTGCCCCGGTTGCCGGGTCATGGCCAGCCACTGTTTTTGCAACTTGCGCCCGAACGTGAGCACCCAGGCGGGCGTCTGCCTGCTGATGGCCGACATCGAGCCGCTCAAACCCAGCAACACTGGCTGGCTGATTGCCGATGTGGTGAGTGACACTTTTGCTTTCAGCTGGGCGCGCACCTGGGTGGACCCGCGTTTGCTGACGCTGTTGGCCGACCCGCAGTGGCAGCCTTATGTGGTGTTTCCGGGGGAGTTTGTGGCACCCGAGCGGGTGGTACATGCGCTTGTCCCTGAGGCGGCCACGCCAGGGCAGGTGCCCAAGCGCCCGCTGTTTGTGCTGCTGGATGCGACCTGGGCCGAGGCCGGCAAGATGTTTCGCAAAAGCCCGTACCTCAACAGTTTTCCGGTGCTGAGTCTGCACCCTGAGCAGGTGTCCAACTACCGGCTGCGCCGCTCCAGCCGCAGCGACCACTTCTGCACCTCAGAGGTCGGCGCTTTGTGCCTGGAACTGGCCGGTGAACACCACGCCGCCGAGGTGCTGGCCACCTACCTCGATGTGTTCACCCACCACTACCTGCAGGCCAAGAACCAGCAGCGGCTGGACCTGGAGGATGCCGCACACCTGCGTTTGCGCGATTTGAGCGCGCAGCGACAATCAGGCGCTTTAAGAGCCACCTTATGA
- a CDS encoding DNA alkylation repair protein, translating to MAEPLIKQYGADVPQAITSMIAAVYPAFDSAGFVAEVLDGFDTLALMARGQHIARALRRFLPENYPEALAILMASIEQPHGRDSSLTLGSFLYLPHTLFVANYGLDHFEASMAAQHTLTQRFSAEFSIRPFLEHHTQATLAQFRVWATDPSEHVRRLVSEGSRPRLPWAPRLRQFQADPTPVLDLLELLKDDPALYVRRSVANNLNDIGKDHPELLTRITQAWLQDASPEQAWIVNHALRSAVKRGEAGALKVLGYGQAAQLAVGQVQISPGQVVMGGAVQISFVLTNSQNQSQRVLVDLAVHYVKANGQTRAKVFKLTTLELAPGQTVQLSKKLSLAEMTTRKHYPGRHPVAVLLNGQAQPLGAFELVPGG from the coding sequence ATGGCTGAACCCCTGATCAAGCAATACGGCGCCGACGTGCCCCAAGCCATAACCAGCATGATTGCAGCGGTCTACCCGGCTTTTGACTCTGCCGGTTTTGTGGCCGAAGTACTGGACGGTTTTGACACCCTGGCGCTGATGGCACGTGGCCAACACATCGCCCGAGCACTGCGCCGCTTCTTGCCAGAGAACTACCCCGAGGCACTGGCCATCTTGATGGCGTCCATCGAGCAGCCCCATGGCCGCGACTCGAGCCTGACACTCGGCTCGTTTCTGTACCTGCCGCACACTTTGTTTGTGGCCAACTACGGGCTGGACCACTTTGAGGCGTCCATGGCAGCGCAGCACACCTTGACCCAGCGTTTCAGCGCCGAGTTCAGCATCCGCCCTTTTCTGGAGCACCACACACAGGCCACTCTGGCGCAGTTCAGGGTCTGGGCCACCGACCCGAGTGAACATGTGCGCCGCCTGGTGTCTGAGGGCTCGCGCCCACGCCTGCCCTGGGCGCCGCGCCTGCGCCAGTTCCAGGCCGACCCGACACCGGTTCTTGATTTGCTGGAGCTGCTCAAGGACGACCCGGCGCTGTATGTGCGCCGCTCGGTGGCCAACAACCTCAACGACATTGGCAAGGACCACCCCGAGCTGTTGACCCGCATCACCCAGGCCTGGCTACAAGACGCGAGCCCCGAGCAGGCCTGGATCGTGAACCACGCGCTGCGCTCGGCGGTGAAACGCGGCGAAGCCGGTGCGCTCAAGGTATTGGGTTATGGCCAGGCTGCGCAGTTGGCTGTGGGCCAGGTCCAGATCAGCCCCGGCCAGGTGGTGATGGGTGGCGCGGTACAAATCAGCTTTGTGCTGACCAATTCCCAAAACCAATCACAAAGGGTGCTGGTGGATTTGGCGGTGCACTATGTCAAGGCCAATGGTCAAACCCGCGCCAAGGTGTTCAAACTGACCACGCTGGAACTGGCACCGGGCCAGACCGTGCAACTGTCCAAAAAACTCTCCTTGGCCGAGATGACGACCCGCAAACACTACCCGGGTCGCCATCCGGTGGCGGTATTGCTCAACGGCCAGGCGCAGCCGCTCGGCGCGTTTGAGTTGGTGCCGGGTGGATGA
- a CDS encoding NAD(P)-dependent oxidoreductase: MKVALIGATGFVGAPLLTELLSRGHQVTVLARNPAKLSAQASLTVVQADALDATQVAQAVAGHDAVVSAYNPGWTEPRIHDLFLEGTAAIVAGTKHAGVKRFLMVGGAGSLFVAPGVQLVDTAGFPAEYKQGALAAREALNRLKLETSLDWTFLSPPIILAPGVRTGQYRTGLDTPLPGEGEAPAAISVEDMAVAIVDELEKPRHRQQRFTVAN, translated from the coding sequence ATGAAAGTTGCACTCATTGGCGCCACAGGTTTTGTCGGCGCACCCTTGTTGACCGAGCTGTTGAGCCGGGGCCACCAGGTCACCGTGCTAGCGCGCAACCCCGCCAAACTCAGCGCCCAGGCCAGCTTGACCGTGGTGCAGGCCGACGCGCTGGACGCCACCCAAGTGGCACAGGCCGTGGCCGGGCATGACGCCGTGGTCAGCGCCTACAACCCGGGCTGGACCGAGCCGCGCATCCACGACCTGTTCCTGGAAGGCACCGCCGCCATCGTGGCCGGCACAAAGCACGCCGGTGTCAAACGCTTTCTGATGGTGGGTGGTGCTGGTAGCCTGTTTGTGGCGCCAGGAGTTCAGCTGGTGGACACCGCTGGCTTTCCGGCTGAGTACAAACAAGGCGCCCTGGCCGCGCGTGAGGCGCTGAACCGCCTCAAGCTCGAAACCTCACTGGACTGGACCTTTTTGTCGCCCCCGATCATCTTGGCACCAGGTGTGCGCACCGGCCAGTACCGCACCGGCCTGGACACCCCGCTGCCCGGCGAGGGTGAGGCACCTGCCGCCATTTCGGTGGAAGACATGGCCGTGGCCATCGTCGACGAGCTGGAAAAGCCGCGCCACCGGCAACAGCGTTTTACCGTGGCCAATTAG
- a CDS encoding DUF4148 domain-containing protein: protein MKTTYAAILAITLSALTAAYANAEAAYPADNTAAATTAGKTRAQVRAELLEAQRTGDIVADGDSGKKLNELYPSRYPTKAVEAGKTREQVLAELLQAQRSGEFSLNDNHGG, encoded by the coding sequence ATGAAAACCACTTACGCTGCCATCTTGGCCATCACCCTGTCTGCCCTGACCGCTGCTTATGCCAATGCCGAGGCGGCTTACCCCGCCGACAACACCGCCGCCGCCACAACCGCCGGCAAAACACGTGCCCAAGTGCGTGCCGAACTGCTGGAAGCCCAACGCACCGGCGACATCGTGGCCGACGGCGACTCCGGCAAAAAGCTCAACGAGCTCTACCCCAGTCGCTACCCAACCAAGGCCGTTGAGGCAGGCAAGACCCGCGAACAGGTGCTGGCCGAGCTGCTGCAAGCCCAACGTTCGGGTGAGTTCTCTCTCAACGACAACCACGGCGGTTAA
- the alkB gene encoding DNA oxidative demethylase AlkB: MDLFDDLPPEPDTAPASLGPGALLLRGFVLKEAPELLQAVEAVLQQAPLRHMQTPGGYTMSVATSSCGPLGWVSDPRGYRYAAHDPLSGQAWPDMPAVGLALAQQAAALAGYPQFAPDACLINQYQPGAKLSLHQDRDEQDLSAPIVSLSLGLPAVFLFGTPSRQDRPQRYRLVHGDVVVWGGPSRLAFHGVAPLAEGEHALLGRRRINLTFRQVKRRV, translated from the coding sequence ATGGACCTTTTTGACGACCTGCCACCGGAGCCGGATACGGCACCCGCAAGCCTCGGGCCCGGTGCACTGCTGCTGCGTGGTTTTGTCTTGAAGGAGGCGCCCGAACTGCTGCAAGCGGTTGAGGCCGTGTTGCAGCAAGCGCCGCTGCGCCACATGCAAACGCCCGGCGGTTACACCATGTCGGTGGCTACCAGCAGCTGCGGCCCACTGGGCTGGGTGTCCGACCCGCGTGGTTACCGCTATGCGGCGCACGACCCGCTCTCAGGCCAGGCCTGGCCGGACATGCCCGCTGTTGGTCTGGCGTTGGCGCAACAGGCTGCGGCGCTGGCCGGTTACCCGCAGTTTGCACCCGACGCCTGCCTGATCAACCAGTACCAACCCGGCGCCAAACTCTCCTTGCACCAGGACCGCGATGAGCAGGACCTCAGCGCACCCATCGTCTCGCTGTCGCTGGGCCTGCCTGCGGTGTTTTTGTTTGGCACACCCAGCCGCCAAGACCGGCCGCAGCGTTACCGGCTGGTGCATGGCGACGTGGTGGTGTGGGGTGGCCCGTCGCGGCTGGCGTTTCATGGTGTGGCGCCCTTGGCCGAGGGGGAACACGCGCTGCTGGGCAGGCGGCGCATCAACCTGACGTTTCGCCAGGTCAAGCGCCGCGTTTGA
- a CDS encoding gamma-glutamylcyclotransferase, which produces MPKTPDAFTHLPQLRGKVIAPCQSALRATTEALAAWDALARSQGRPDNWRLSDQVLQTSMQAFLADIDTRQDLWVFAYGSLMWNPGFEFAEVRLANLAGYQRCFSFKVDMGRGTVDCPALMLSLEHQAGCCTGLAFRIAAHQLQDELAMLWRREMIQGSYVPAMLPLSTPQGPLCALAFVSNPASSQYVGRQPLDKTARAIATASGFIGSNRQYLEQLAEQLTHLDIEDNYVRQLQARVEQIAAAEVLSP; this is translated from the coding sequence ATGCCCAAAACGCCCGACGCCTTTACCCACCTGCCCCAGCTTCGGGGCAAGGTGATCGCCCCGTGCCAATCGGCACTGCGCGCCACCACCGAGGCGCTGGCCGCCTGGGACGCGCTGGCCCGCAGCCAGGGCCGCCCGGACAACTGGCGTCTGTCTGACCAGGTGTTGCAGACGTCGATGCAGGCCTTTCTGGCCGACATCGACACAAGGCAGGACCTGTGGGTGTTTGCCTATGGCTCCCTGATGTGGAACCCGGGCTTTGAGTTTGCGGAGGTTCGCCTGGCCAACTTGGCAGGTTACCAACGCTGTTTTTCATTCAAGGTCGACATGGGCCGTGGCACGGTGGACTGTCCGGCGCTGATGTTGTCGCTCGAACACCAAGCGGGCTGCTGTACCGGCCTGGCCTTTCGCATCGCGGCCCATCAGCTGCAGGACGAGCTGGCCATGCTCTGGCGGCGCGAGATGATCCAGGGCAGTTATGTGCCAGCCATGCTGCCACTCAGCACACCCCAGGGCCCGCTGTGTGCCCTGGCTTTTGTGTCCAACCCCGCCAGCAGCCAGTATGTGGGTCGACAACCGCTGGACAAGACCGCCAGAGCCATCGCCACAGCGTCTGGGTTCATCGGCAGCAACCGGCAATACCTCGAACAGCTGGCCGAGCAGTTGACCCACCTGGACATTGAGGACAACTACGTTCGCCAACTCCAGGCACGGGTAGAACAGATCGCTGCTGCGGAAGTGTTGTCACCTTAA